One Oncorhynchus keta strain PuntledgeMale-10-30-2019 unplaced genomic scaffold, Oket_V2 Un_contig_1863_pilon_pilon, whole genome shotgun sequence DNA window includes the following coding sequences:
- the LOC118363890 gene encoding protein SON-like isoform X2, whose amino-acid sequence MAANIEQIFRDFVVNKIKEIEDESQDIILTDEGHPNGKTAEGADGINNTQDKDGVANKEEGAVPQKKHKKHKKHKKHKSKKKKRKEEKESGSESAADSDGDKAKTGEEDDGRSKRHKRHSGKKKKKKQKKDGDKSNSSSGSESESKPQPGNKESKPQDLPDIIPKLEEKCPEKSSRCSRSRSGKRRSRSRDRRGRSRSRSGRRRGGHTRSRSRHRRSGSHSRRSGSARRGRRTRSRSLVILKKDRRSRSRSRRRSKSKTRSQSRHREMISGSPSPSRNDKSKSRSASRDSQSAEKNPSASLAEDESAVKDENVMVPIDPPALASESSIEGVVNMAAPTGGGWKPIPFLGDSSKGEPAVSSQPSECLTSPQKCPIPPEVPSCEQHEASTDHQSMSASDLNLNSQPTGEPGESDGLVTLDTFDGSVDSLPPKTDADGGDKVTPQGEELPASPQPKPQPTSGEAETTEKEGESSKSRSPSKRKKSRSKSPDQKKRSDAKSSKKRRSRSKSPGRKRKSRSSSPSRKRKSRTPSRRKRSCSKSGTRKKKSRSKSRTRNKRSKSRSPKRKRSKSRSPARRSKRSRSRSGSRRRGRGAFGSHQLSQRDRWKREPSHSPVLILRKKRSPARTNRDSSKSPPRLTELDKDQLLEIAKANAAAMCAKAGIPIPESLRPKAVLQLPLPSPNNPMSFSMPMNMNMPMNIPMNMPMNMPMSMTMNAAMASMTAATMTAALASMGSMASMHQMAPLPSITNKPPPGPPQPNMATIEDVKRKVAKQANSISIKEFTDKCKKIVEKGGELALAEPRISDDEDDGKPFGRAALREVKGISFSLNNASVRPSPALAVRSEAAFAKEFPVSSGSQHRKKEGDGGGAYGEWVTVDKKAEKAKVAATKALATAAKETSPGDAPLSAVSVATEEPAVVKESDSVFPEPPLQPVDITQAVGERMKAQKRLAENPHDVSAICMLSRAQEQVDAWAQSNTIPGLFTGSTGATVLSSEELSNSGPQAWIKKQVQMQY is encoded by the exons ATGGCGGCCAACATCGAGCAAATTTTTCGCGATTTCGTAGTAAATAAGATAAAAGAAATTGAAGATGAGAGTCAAGATATCAT TCTGACAGATGAAGGCCATCCCAATGGTAAAACTGCAGAAGGAGCAGATGGGATCAACAACACACAAG ATAAAGATGGTGTAGCCAATAAGGAAGAGGGTGCTGTCCCACAAAAGAAACACAAGAAACACAAGAAGCACAAGAAACACAAAAGCAAAAAGAAGAAACgtaaggaagagaaagagagcggcTCAGAATCAGCAGCAGACTCTGATGGAGACAAGGCAAAGACTG GGGAAGAGGATGACGGGAGATCCAAGCGGCATAAACGACATTCtgggaagaagaagaaaaaaaagcagaAGAAAGATGGTGACAAGTCCAACAGCTCATCTGGGTCGGAGTCCGAGTCGAAGCCTCAGCCTGGGAACAAGGAGAGCAAACCTCAGGATCTGCCTGATATCATCCCTAAACTAGAGGAGAAGTGTCCGGAAAAGTCCTCCAGATGCTCACGGTCTCGTTCGGGCAAGCGCAGGTCCAGATccagggacaggagagggagatcCAGATCGAGGTCCGGTAGAAGACGTGGCGGACACACACGTTCCAGATCACGGCACCGGAGGTCCGGGTCACATTCTCGAAGGTCTGGGTCTGCCAGGAGAGGCAGGAGAACCCGGTCAAGGTCCCTCGTGATCTTGAAGAAAGACAGACGGTCAAGATCGAGATCCAGAAGGCGATCAAAATCTAAGACGAGATCTCAGTCGAGACACCGAGAGATGATTTCAGGATCTCCCTCTCCGTCCAGAAACGACAAATCCAAATCCAGGTCTGCCTCAAGAGACAGCCAATCAGCTGAGAAGAATCCCTCTGCGTCCCTGGCTGAAGATGAGTCTGCAGTGAAAGACGAAAACGTAATGGTTCCTATCGATCCACCAGCCCTAGCTTCCGAAAGCAGCATTGAGGGTGTTGTCAATATGGCCGCTCCCACTGGAGGAGGGTGGAAGCCAATACCCTTCTTAGGGGACAGCAGTAAGGGAGAGCCAGCCGTTTCCTCCCAGCCCTCAGAATGTCTGACGTCTCCACAGAAGTGCCCTATTCCTCCTGAGGTACCTTCATGTGAGCAGCATGAGGCCTCCACTGACCACCAGTCAATGTCAGCATCTGATCTGAACCTCAACAGCCAGCCAACTGGTGAGCCAGGGGAATCGGATGGACTTGTTACTTTAGACACCTTTGATGGCTCTGTAGATTCCTTACCCCCCAAAACGGATGCTGATGGAGGGGACAAGGTGACACCTCAGGGTGAAGAGCTGCCTGCCTCACCTCAacctaaaccacagccaacatcTGGAGAGGCAGAGACGACAGAGAAGGAAGGAGAATCTTCAAAGTCCAGGTCTCCTTCAaagaggaaaaagtcaaggtcaAAGTCTCCTGATCAGAAGAAACGGTCTGATGCAAAGTCCTCCAAGAAGAGGAGGTCCAGATCCAAGTCTCCAGGGAGGAAAAGGAAATCAAGGTCTTCGTCGCCAAGCCGCAAGAGGAAGTCCAGGACTCCGTCTCGGAGGAAGAGGTCTTGCTCAAAGTCCGGGACGAGAAAGAAGAAATCACGGTCCAAATCCAGAACACGGAACAAGCGCTCGAAGTCTAGGTCACCGAAAAGGAAACGGTCCAAGTCACGGTCTCCTGCTCGGAGGTCAAAGAGATCGAGGTCACGCTCTGGTTCGCGGCGGAGGGGTAGGGGTGCATTCGGCAGCCACCAGCTGAGCCAGAGGGACCGCTGGAAGCGTGAGCCAAGCCATTCCCCAGTCCTCATCCTCCGCAAGAAGAGGTCTCCGGCACGCACCAACCGCGACTCCAGCAAAAGCCCGCCACGACTTACAGAGCTGG ATAAAGACCAGTTACTGGAGATTGCTAAGGCTAATGCAGCCGCCATGTGTGCCAAGGCCGGGATACCCATCCCAGAGAGCCTGCGACCCAAAGCTGTCCTCCAGCTGCCTttacccagccccaacaaccccaTGTCCTTCTCCATGCCCATGAATATGAACATGCCCATGAACATCCCCATGAACATGCCCATGAACATGCCTATGAGCATGACCATGAATGCAGCTATGGCTAGCATGACAGCTGCCACAATGACTGCTGCCCTGGCCAGTATGGGATCTATGGCCTCCATGCACCAGATGGCTCCGCTCCCCAGCATCACCAACAAGCCCCCGCCAGGTCCCCCCCAGCCCAACATGGCCACCATCGAGGATGTGAAGAGGAAGGTGGCCAAGCAGGCAAACAGCATCAGCATCAAGGAGTTCACTGAC AAGTGTAAGAAGATtgtggagaagggaggggagctGGCCCTCGCTGAACCCCGTATATCTGACGACGAGGATGACGGCAAACCGTTTGGACGAGCCGCCCTGAGGGAGGTCAAGGGCATCTCCTTCAGCCTCAAT aaCGCATCCGTGCGTCCGTCGCCGGCGTTGGCGGTTCGGAGCGAGGCGGCGTTCGCCAAGGAGTTCCCCGTGTCGTCGGGCTCCCAGCACAGGAAGAAGGAGGGCGACGGGGGAGGGGCTTACGGAGAGTGGGTGACCGTCGACAAGAAGGCGGAAAAGGCCAAGGTGGCGGCGACCAAGGCATTGGCAACGGCTGCTAAGGAAACTTCGCCTGGGGATGCGCCTTTGTCTGCGGTGTCCGTGGCAACGGAGGAGCCGGCGGTCGTCAAGGAGAGTGATAGTGTGTTCCCGGAGCCGCCGCTACAG CCTGTAGACATCACCCAGGCAGTCGGTGAGAGGATGAAGGCCCAGAAGCGTCTGGCCGAGAACCCGCACGACGTCAGTGCCATCTGCATGCTCAGCCGTGCTCAGGAACAG GTGGATGCATGGGCCCAGTCCAACACCATCCCTGGTCTGTTTACAGGTTCTACTGGAGCAACGGTGCTCAGCTCAGAGGAGCTGTCCAACAGCGGACCACAGGCCTGGATTAAAAAG CAGGTGCAAATGCAGTACTGA
- the LOC118363890 gene encoding protein SON-like isoform X1, which translates to MAANIEQIFRDFVVNKIKEIEDESQDIILTDEGHPNGKTAEGADGINNTQDKDGVANKEEGAVPQKKHKKHKKHKKHKSKKKKRKEEKESGSESAADSDGDKAKTGEEDDGRSKRHKRHSGKKKKKKQKKDGDKSNSSSGSESESKPQPGNKESKPQDLPDIIPKLEEKCPEKSSRCSRSRSGKRRSRSRDRRGRSRSRSGRRRGGHTRSRSRHRRSGSHSRRSGSARRGRRTRSRSLVILKKDRRSRSRSRRRSKSKTRSQSRHREMISGSPSPSRNDKSKSRSASRDSQSAEKNPSASLAEDESAVKDENVMVPIDPPALASESSIEGVVNMAAPTGGGWKPIPFLGDSSKGEPAVSSQPSECLTSPQKCPIPPEVPSCEQHEASTDHQSMSASDLNLNSQPTGEPGESDGLVTLDTFDGSVDSLPPKTDADGGDKVTPQGEELPASPQPKPQPTSGEAETTEKEGESSKSRSPSKRKKSRSKSPDQKKRSDAKSSKKRRSRSKSPGRKRKSRSSSPSRKRKSRTPSRRKRSCSKSGTRKKKSRSKSRTRNKRSKSRSPKRKRSKSRSPARRSKRSRSRSGSRRRGRGAFGSHQLSQRDRWKREPSHSPVLILRKKRSPARTNRDSSKSPPRLTELDKDQLLEIAKANAAAMCAKAGIPIPESLRPKAVLQLPLPSPNNPMSFSMPMNMNMPMNIPMNMPMNMPMSMTMNAAMASMTAATMTAALASMGSMASMHQMAPLPSITNKPPPGPPQPNMATIEDVKRKVAKQANSISIKEFTDKCKKIVEKGGELALAEPRISDDEDDGKPFGRAALREVKGISFSLNNASVRPSPALAVRSEAAFAKEFPVSSGSQHRKKEGDGGGAYGEWVTVDKKAEKAKVAATKALATAAKETSPGDAPLSAVSVATEEPAVVKESDSVFPEPPLQPVDITQAVGERMKAQKRLAENPHDVSAICMLSRAQEQVDAWAQSNTIPGLFTGSTGATVLSSEELSNSGPQAWIKKDQFLRAAPVSGGVGEFLMRKMGWRTGEGLGRHREGTVEPIIIDFKTDRKGLVAEGEKTQKSGGMVVMKDLLGKHPVSALMEMCNKKKWIPPEFVMVTHSGPDHRKNFLFKVVVNGQDFQPASASPNKKHAKAMAATVALQAMGEVAGDTGLYTGPVFTTATTGPLFSSNV; encoded by the exons ATGGCGGCCAACATCGAGCAAATTTTTCGCGATTTCGTAGTAAATAAGATAAAAGAAATTGAAGATGAGAGTCAAGATATCAT TCTGACAGATGAAGGCCATCCCAATGGTAAAACTGCAGAAGGAGCAGATGGGATCAACAACACACAAG ATAAAGATGGTGTAGCCAATAAGGAAGAGGGTGCTGTCCCACAAAAGAAACACAAGAAACACAAGAAGCACAAGAAACACAAAAGCAAAAAGAAGAAACgtaaggaagagaaagagagcggcTCAGAATCAGCAGCAGACTCTGATGGAGACAAGGCAAAGACTG GGGAAGAGGATGACGGGAGATCCAAGCGGCATAAACGACATTCtgggaagaagaagaaaaaaaagcagaAGAAAGATGGTGACAAGTCCAACAGCTCATCTGGGTCGGAGTCCGAGTCGAAGCCTCAGCCTGGGAACAAGGAGAGCAAACCTCAGGATCTGCCTGATATCATCCCTAAACTAGAGGAGAAGTGTCCGGAAAAGTCCTCCAGATGCTCACGGTCTCGTTCGGGCAAGCGCAGGTCCAGATccagggacaggagagggagatcCAGATCGAGGTCCGGTAGAAGACGTGGCGGACACACACGTTCCAGATCACGGCACCGGAGGTCCGGGTCACATTCTCGAAGGTCTGGGTCTGCCAGGAGAGGCAGGAGAACCCGGTCAAGGTCCCTCGTGATCTTGAAGAAAGACAGACGGTCAAGATCGAGATCCAGAAGGCGATCAAAATCTAAGACGAGATCTCAGTCGAGACACCGAGAGATGATTTCAGGATCTCCCTCTCCGTCCAGAAACGACAAATCCAAATCCAGGTCTGCCTCAAGAGACAGCCAATCAGCTGAGAAGAATCCCTCTGCGTCCCTGGCTGAAGATGAGTCTGCAGTGAAAGACGAAAACGTAATGGTTCCTATCGATCCACCAGCCCTAGCTTCCGAAAGCAGCATTGAGGGTGTTGTCAATATGGCCGCTCCCACTGGAGGAGGGTGGAAGCCAATACCCTTCTTAGGGGACAGCAGTAAGGGAGAGCCAGCCGTTTCCTCCCAGCCCTCAGAATGTCTGACGTCTCCACAGAAGTGCCCTATTCCTCCTGAGGTACCTTCATGTGAGCAGCATGAGGCCTCCACTGACCACCAGTCAATGTCAGCATCTGATCTGAACCTCAACAGCCAGCCAACTGGTGAGCCAGGGGAATCGGATGGACTTGTTACTTTAGACACCTTTGATGGCTCTGTAGATTCCTTACCCCCCAAAACGGATGCTGATGGAGGGGACAAGGTGACACCTCAGGGTGAAGAGCTGCCTGCCTCACCTCAacctaaaccacagccaacatcTGGAGAGGCAGAGACGACAGAGAAGGAAGGAGAATCTTCAAAGTCCAGGTCTCCTTCAaagaggaaaaagtcaaggtcaAAGTCTCCTGATCAGAAGAAACGGTCTGATGCAAAGTCCTCCAAGAAGAGGAGGTCCAGATCCAAGTCTCCAGGGAGGAAAAGGAAATCAAGGTCTTCGTCGCCAAGCCGCAAGAGGAAGTCCAGGACTCCGTCTCGGAGGAAGAGGTCTTGCTCAAAGTCCGGGACGAGAAAGAAGAAATCACGGTCCAAATCCAGAACACGGAACAAGCGCTCGAAGTCTAGGTCACCGAAAAGGAAACGGTCCAAGTCACGGTCTCCTGCTCGGAGGTCAAAGAGATCGAGGTCACGCTCTGGTTCGCGGCGGAGGGGTAGGGGTGCATTCGGCAGCCACCAGCTGAGCCAGAGGGACCGCTGGAAGCGTGAGCCAAGCCATTCCCCAGTCCTCATCCTCCGCAAGAAGAGGTCTCCGGCACGCACCAACCGCGACTCCAGCAAAAGCCCGCCACGACTTACAGAGCTGG ATAAAGACCAGTTACTGGAGATTGCTAAGGCTAATGCAGCCGCCATGTGTGCCAAGGCCGGGATACCCATCCCAGAGAGCCTGCGACCCAAAGCTGTCCTCCAGCTGCCTttacccagccccaacaaccccaTGTCCTTCTCCATGCCCATGAATATGAACATGCCCATGAACATCCCCATGAACATGCCCATGAACATGCCTATGAGCATGACCATGAATGCAGCTATGGCTAGCATGACAGCTGCCACAATGACTGCTGCCCTGGCCAGTATGGGATCTATGGCCTCCATGCACCAGATGGCTCCGCTCCCCAGCATCACCAACAAGCCCCCGCCAGGTCCCCCCCAGCCCAACATGGCCACCATCGAGGATGTGAAGAGGAAGGTGGCCAAGCAGGCAAACAGCATCAGCATCAAGGAGTTCACTGAC AAGTGTAAGAAGATtgtggagaagggaggggagctGGCCCTCGCTGAACCCCGTATATCTGACGACGAGGATGACGGCAAACCGTTTGGACGAGCCGCCCTGAGGGAGGTCAAGGGCATCTCCTTCAGCCTCAAT aaCGCATCCGTGCGTCCGTCGCCGGCGTTGGCGGTTCGGAGCGAGGCGGCGTTCGCCAAGGAGTTCCCCGTGTCGTCGGGCTCCCAGCACAGGAAGAAGGAGGGCGACGGGGGAGGGGCTTACGGAGAGTGGGTGACCGTCGACAAGAAGGCGGAAAAGGCCAAGGTGGCGGCGACCAAGGCATTGGCAACGGCTGCTAAGGAAACTTCGCCTGGGGATGCGCCTTTGTCTGCGGTGTCCGTGGCAACGGAGGAGCCGGCGGTCGTCAAGGAGAGTGATAGTGTGTTCCCGGAGCCGCCGCTACAG CCTGTAGACATCACCCAGGCAGTCGGTGAGAGGATGAAGGCCCAGAAGCGTCTGGCCGAGAACCCGCACGACGTCAGTGCCATCTGCATGCTCAGCCGTGCTCAGGAACAG GTGGATGCATGGGCCCAGTCCAACACCATCCCTGGTCTGTTTACAGGTTCTACTGGAGCAACGGTGCTCAGCTCAGAGGAGCTGTCCAACAGCGGACCACAGGCCTGGATTAAAAAG gaccAGTTCTTGCGAGCAGCCCCGGTGTCGGGAGGTGTAGGGGAGTTTCTCATGAGAAAGATGGGATGGCGGACAGGGGAGGGGCTAGGGCGACACCGTGAGGGCACCGTCGAGCCAATCATCATCGACTTCAAGACCGACCGCAAAG GTCTGGTGGCTGAGGGAGAGAAGACTCAGAAGTCGGGCGGTATGGTTGTGATGAAGGATCTACTGG gtaaGCACCCAGTGTCTGCTCTGATGGAGATGTGTAACAAGAAGAAGTGGATTCCTCCAGAGTTTGTTATGGTGACCCACAGTGGCCCAGACCACCGCAAGAACTTCCTTTTCAAG GTGGTGGTAAATGGTCAAGACTTCCAGCCTGCGTCAGCCAGTCCCAATAAGAAGCATGCCAAAGCCATGGCTGCTACGGTGGCTCTGCAGGCCATGGGAGAGGTGGCAGGGGACACAGGGCTTTATACAGGGCCTGTGTTCACCACTGCTACCACTGGCCCACTGTTCTCCTCCAACGTCTAA
- the LOC118363890 gene encoding protein SON-like isoform X3, whose amino-acid sequence MAANIEQIFRDFVVNKIKEIEDESQDIILTDEGHPNGKTAEGADGINNTQDKDGVANKEEGAVPQKKHKKHKKHKKHKSKKKKRKEEKESGSESAADSDGDKAKTGEEDDGRSKRHKRHSGKKKKKKQKKDGDKSNSSSGSESESKPQPGNKESKPQDLPDIIPKLEEKCPEKSSRCSRSRSGKRRSRSRDRRGRSRSRSGRRRGGHTRSRSRHRRSGSHSRRSGSARRGRRTRSRSLVILKKDRRSRSRSRRRSKSKTRSQSRHREMISGSPSPSRNDKSKSRSASRDSQSAEKNPSASLAEDESAVKDENVMVPIDPPALASESSIEGVVNMAAPTGGGWKPIPFLGDSSKGEPAVSSQPSECLTSPQKCPIPPEVPSCEQHEASTDHQSMSASDLNLNSQPTGEPGESDGLVTLDTFDGSVDSLPPKTDADGGDKVTPQGEELPASPQPKPQPTSGEAETTEKEGESSKSRSPSKRKKSRSKSPDQKKRSDAKSSKKRRSRSKSPGRKRKSRSSSPSRKRKSRTPSRRKRSCSKSGTRKKKSRSKSRTRNKRSKSRSPKRKRSKSRSPARRSKRSRSRSGSRRRGRGAFGSHQLSQRDRWKREPSHSPVLILRKKRSPARTNRDSSKSPPRLTELDKDQLLEIAKANAAAMCAKAGIPIPESLRPKAVLQLPLPSPNNPMSFSMPMNMNMPMNIPMNMPMNMPMSMTMNAAMASMTAATMTAALASMGSMASMHQMAPLPSITNKPPPGPPQPNMATIEDVKRKVAKQANSISIKEFTDKCKKIVEKGGELALAEPRISDDEDDGKPFGRAALREVKGISFSLNNASVRPSPALAVRSEAAFAKEFPVSSGSQHRKKEGDGGGAYGEWVTVDKKAEKAKVAATKALATAAKETSPGDAPLSAVSVATEEPAVVKESDSVFPEPPLQPVDITQAVGERMKAQKRLAENPHDVSAICMLSRAQEQVDAWAQSNTIPGLFTGSTGATVLSSEELSNSGPQAWIKKGQSL is encoded by the exons ATGGCGGCCAACATCGAGCAAATTTTTCGCGATTTCGTAGTAAATAAGATAAAAGAAATTGAAGATGAGAGTCAAGATATCAT TCTGACAGATGAAGGCCATCCCAATGGTAAAACTGCAGAAGGAGCAGATGGGATCAACAACACACAAG ATAAAGATGGTGTAGCCAATAAGGAAGAGGGTGCTGTCCCACAAAAGAAACACAAGAAACACAAGAAGCACAAGAAACACAAAAGCAAAAAGAAGAAACgtaaggaagagaaagagagcggcTCAGAATCAGCAGCAGACTCTGATGGAGACAAGGCAAAGACTG GGGAAGAGGATGACGGGAGATCCAAGCGGCATAAACGACATTCtgggaagaagaagaaaaaaaagcagaAGAAAGATGGTGACAAGTCCAACAGCTCATCTGGGTCGGAGTCCGAGTCGAAGCCTCAGCCTGGGAACAAGGAGAGCAAACCTCAGGATCTGCCTGATATCATCCCTAAACTAGAGGAGAAGTGTCCGGAAAAGTCCTCCAGATGCTCACGGTCTCGTTCGGGCAAGCGCAGGTCCAGATccagggacaggagagggagatcCAGATCGAGGTCCGGTAGAAGACGTGGCGGACACACACGTTCCAGATCACGGCACCGGAGGTCCGGGTCACATTCTCGAAGGTCTGGGTCTGCCAGGAGAGGCAGGAGAACCCGGTCAAGGTCCCTCGTGATCTTGAAGAAAGACAGACGGTCAAGATCGAGATCCAGAAGGCGATCAAAATCTAAGACGAGATCTCAGTCGAGACACCGAGAGATGATTTCAGGATCTCCCTCTCCGTCCAGAAACGACAAATCCAAATCCAGGTCTGCCTCAAGAGACAGCCAATCAGCTGAGAAGAATCCCTCTGCGTCCCTGGCTGAAGATGAGTCTGCAGTGAAAGACGAAAACGTAATGGTTCCTATCGATCCACCAGCCCTAGCTTCCGAAAGCAGCATTGAGGGTGTTGTCAATATGGCCGCTCCCACTGGAGGAGGGTGGAAGCCAATACCCTTCTTAGGGGACAGCAGTAAGGGAGAGCCAGCCGTTTCCTCCCAGCCCTCAGAATGTCTGACGTCTCCACAGAAGTGCCCTATTCCTCCTGAGGTACCTTCATGTGAGCAGCATGAGGCCTCCACTGACCACCAGTCAATGTCAGCATCTGATCTGAACCTCAACAGCCAGCCAACTGGTGAGCCAGGGGAATCGGATGGACTTGTTACTTTAGACACCTTTGATGGCTCTGTAGATTCCTTACCCCCCAAAACGGATGCTGATGGAGGGGACAAGGTGACACCTCAGGGTGAAGAGCTGCCTGCCTCACCTCAacctaaaccacagccaacatcTGGAGAGGCAGAGACGACAGAGAAGGAAGGAGAATCTTCAAAGTCCAGGTCTCCTTCAaagaggaaaaagtcaaggtcaAAGTCTCCTGATCAGAAGAAACGGTCTGATGCAAAGTCCTCCAAGAAGAGGAGGTCCAGATCCAAGTCTCCAGGGAGGAAAAGGAAATCAAGGTCTTCGTCGCCAAGCCGCAAGAGGAAGTCCAGGACTCCGTCTCGGAGGAAGAGGTCTTGCTCAAAGTCCGGGACGAGAAAGAAGAAATCACGGTCCAAATCCAGAACACGGAACAAGCGCTCGAAGTCTAGGTCACCGAAAAGGAAACGGTCCAAGTCACGGTCTCCTGCTCGGAGGTCAAAGAGATCGAGGTCACGCTCTGGTTCGCGGCGGAGGGGTAGGGGTGCATTCGGCAGCCACCAGCTGAGCCAGAGGGACCGCTGGAAGCGTGAGCCAAGCCATTCCCCAGTCCTCATCCTCCGCAAGAAGAGGTCTCCGGCACGCACCAACCGCGACTCCAGCAAAAGCCCGCCACGACTTACAGAGCTGG ATAAAGACCAGTTACTGGAGATTGCTAAGGCTAATGCAGCCGCCATGTGTGCCAAGGCCGGGATACCCATCCCAGAGAGCCTGCGACCCAAAGCTGTCCTCCAGCTGCCTttacccagccccaacaaccccaTGTCCTTCTCCATGCCCATGAATATGAACATGCCCATGAACATCCCCATGAACATGCCCATGAACATGCCTATGAGCATGACCATGAATGCAGCTATGGCTAGCATGACAGCTGCCACAATGACTGCTGCCCTGGCCAGTATGGGATCTATGGCCTCCATGCACCAGATGGCTCCGCTCCCCAGCATCACCAACAAGCCCCCGCCAGGTCCCCCCCAGCCCAACATGGCCACCATCGAGGATGTGAAGAGGAAGGTGGCCAAGCAGGCAAACAGCATCAGCATCAAGGAGTTCACTGAC AAGTGTAAGAAGATtgtggagaagggaggggagctGGCCCTCGCTGAACCCCGTATATCTGACGACGAGGATGACGGCAAACCGTTTGGACGAGCCGCCCTGAGGGAGGTCAAGGGCATCTCCTTCAGCCTCAAT aaCGCATCCGTGCGTCCGTCGCCGGCGTTGGCGGTTCGGAGCGAGGCGGCGTTCGCCAAGGAGTTCCCCGTGTCGTCGGGCTCCCAGCACAGGAAGAAGGAGGGCGACGGGGGAGGGGCTTACGGAGAGTGGGTGACCGTCGACAAGAAGGCGGAAAAGGCCAAGGTGGCGGCGACCAAGGCATTGGCAACGGCTGCTAAGGAAACTTCGCCTGGGGATGCGCCTTTGTCTGCGGTGTCCGTGGCAACGGAGGAGCCGGCGGTCGTCAAGGAGAGTGATAGTGTGTTCCCGGAGCCGCCGCTACAG CCTGTAGACATCACCCAGGCAGTCGGTGAGAGGATGAAGGCCCAGAAGCGTCTGGCCGAGAACCCGCACGACGTCAGTGCCATCTGCATGCTCAGCCGTGCTCAGGAACAG GTGGATGCATGGGCCCAGTCCAACACCATCCCTGGTCTGTTTACAGGTTCTACTGGAGCAACGGTGCTCAGCTCAGAGGAGCTGTCCAACAGCGGACCACAGGCCTGGATTAAAAAG GGTCAGTCCTTGTAG